A section of the Selenomonadales bacterium genome encodes:
- a CDS encoding nucleotidyl transferase AbiEii/AbiGii toxin family protein — translation MTTRNPAQLKALFKKMATEKNLSAQLIMQNYMMERFLERLSLSNYRENFILKGGFLIAAIVGLDSRATRDLDATVRGLTLTHDSIRSVFSSICGVDAGDQVTFSVSRTTDIREADDYPGIRVSLTASFPPLIVPMSVDVTAGDKITPRAIEYTFSLMFDARSISVLAYNLETILAEKLETILSRNIANTRPRDFYDVYILYTLCGSECNRAVLQAALGETAVKRGSVAVLRQYESIVTNIKSSSSLRAFWSRYQKDFDYAKDISFDDACDAILTVLTEACAAGRSPFPPNQGNQ, via the coding sequence ATGACGACACGCAATCCTGCACAGCTTAAAGCCTTGTTCAAGAAAATGGCTACCGAAAAGAACTTATCCGCACAGCTGATCATGCAGAATTACATGATGGAACGGTTTCTAGAACGTCTTTCACTGTCTAATTACAGGGAAAACTTCATCCTAAAGGGCGGCTTTCTTATCGCAGCCATTGTCGGGCTTGATTCTAGAGCTACGAGGGATCTCGACGCTACAGTTAGAGGTCTCACGCTCACGCATGATTCTATTCGTTCGGTGTTTAGCAGCATATGTGGGGTTGACGCAGGGGACCAGGTCACATTTTCGGTTTCTAGAACAACGGATATCCGTGAAGCCGATGATTATCCCGGCATACGTGTTAGCCTGACAGCCAGCTTCCCACCCCTAATTGTCCCCATGTCCGTTGACGTAACTGCTGGCGATAAGATTACGCCCCGCGCAATCGAATACACTTTTAGCCTTATGTTTGACGCCCGCTCTATATCTGTTCTAGCCTATAATCTAGAGACCATCTTAGCGGAAAAGCTCGAAACTATCTTGTCGAGAAACATCGCCAACACAAGGCCTAGGGATTTCTATGACGTATACATCCTCTATACGTTGTGTGGATCAGAGTGCAACCGGGCAGTCCTTCAAGCGGCCTTAGGAGAAACTGCCGTGAAGCGCGGCAGCGTAGCTGTGCTGAGGCAGTACGAGAGCATTGTCACTAACATCAAAAGCAGTTCAAGCCTGCGGGCTTTCTGGTCACGCTACCAGAAGGATTTCGACTATGCCAAAGACATCAGCTTTGACGACGCTTGTGATGCCATCCTGACGGTCCTAACTGAAGCATGTGCAGCCGGGCGGTCGCCTTTCCCTCCAAATCAGGGTAATCAGTGA
- a CDS encoding type IV toxin-antitoxin system AbiEi family antitoxin domain-containing protein, which yields MSVDERTSIYRLLKDGNGFVTATQVTAAGIPRRCLTAMSRSGLICKVERGIYALPEVWEDDLFFTQYRFSRGIFSHETALSLHSLTDRTPVKYTMTFPAGYNTVNARRKGIIAKCATADTYALGVTEVPSPNGNPLRAYDIERTLCDIVKTRHQADIQVINQAMKAYASSRDKDMAKLIDYARRLRVTPKVLHYMEVLL from the coding sequence ATGTCAGTTGATGAAAGAACGTCCATTTACAGGCTCTTGAAAGATGGCAACGGTTTCGTGACAGCAACGCAAGTTACGGCAGCCGGAATTCCGCGACGCTGCCTAACCGCCATGAGTAGGTCTGGGTTAATATGTAAGGTCGAACGCGGTATCTACGCCCTACCTGAGGTCTGGGAGGACGATCTGTTTTTCACTCAGTATCGCTTTAGCAGAGGCATTTTCTCGCACGAAACGGCATTGTCATTGCACTCACTAACAGACCGCACTCCCGTCAAGTATACCATGACCTTCCCCGCTGGGTACAATACTGTAAACGCTAGGCGCAAGGGTATCATTGCTAAATGTGCGACAGCGGATACTTATGCATTAGGAGTGACAGAAGTGCCTTCTCCTAACGGAAACCCACTGCGGGCCTATGACATTGAACGTACTCTGTGCGACATTGTAAAGACTAGGCATCAGGCTGACATTCAAGTCATCAACCAAGCCATGAAGGCCTATGCCAGCTCAAGGGATAAGGATATGGCTAAGCTCATTGACTATGCCAGAAGGCTACGTGTGACACCCAAGGTGCTGCACTACATGGAGGTGCTGCTATGA